A section of the Papio anubis isolate 15944 chromosome 2, Panubis1.0, whole genome shotgun sequence genome encodes:
- the GOLIM4 gene encoding Golgi integral membrane protein 4 isoform X3, with amino-acid sequence MGNGMCSRKQKRIFQTLLLLTVVFGFLYGAMLYYELQTQLRKAEAVALKYQQHQESLSAQLQVVYEHRSRLEKSLQKERLEHKKAKEDFLVYKLEAQETLNKGRQDSNSRYSALNVQHQMLKSQHEELKKQHSDLEEEHRKQGEDFSRTFNDHKQKYLQLQQEKEQELSKLKETVYNLREENRQLRKAHQDIHTQLQDVKQQHKNLLSEHEQLVVTLEDHKSALAAAQTQVAEYKQLKDTLNRIPSLRKPDPAEQQNVTQVAHSPQGYSTAREKPTREVQEVSRNSDVWQNHEAIPGRAEDTKLYATTHKETEFQAPPEPVQQEVERREPEEHQVEEEHRKALEEEEMEQVGQAEHLEEEHDPSPEEQDREWKEQHEQREAANLLEGHARAEVYPSAKPMIKFRSPYEEQLEQQRLAVQQAEEAQRLREHQEALHQQRLQGHLLRQQEQQQQQQQQQQQQQQLAREMALQRQAKLEEGRPQHQEQLRQQAHYDAMDNDIVQGAEDQGIQEEEGGAYERDNQHQDEAEGDPGNRHEPREQGPREVDPESEADRAAVEDINPADDPNNQGEDEFEEAEQVREENLPDENEEQKQSNQKQENTEVEEHLVMAGNPDQQEDNVDEQYQEEAEEEGIQTGPGTFSSGISLVPTSQQYPRVSIGIHLTPSKHFCTFYSLSFWPIPYKNSVS; translated from the exons ttgtttatGAACACAGATCAAGATTAGAGAAATCCTTGCAAAAGGAAAGACTTgaacataaaaaagcaaaagaag attttcttgtttataagTTAGAAGCACAAGAAACGTTAAATAAAGGAAGG cAAGATTCCAATAGCAGGTACAGTGCACTGAATGTCCAACATCAGATGTTGAAA AGCCAACACGAGGAGCTAAAGAAACAGCACAGTGACTTGGAAGAGGAACATCGCAAACAAGGGGAAGACTTCAGTAGAACATTTAATGACCATAAGCAAAAATACTTGCAGCTGcagcaagaaaaagaacaagaacttTCTAAGCTAAAAG aaactGTATACAATTTGAGAGAAGAGAATAGACAACTAAGGAAAGCACACCAAGACATACATACACAGCTTCAAGATGTCAAG CAACAACATAAGAATTTACTCTCGGAGCATGAACAACTTGTAGTGACTTTGGAAGACCACAAGAGTGCACTAGCTGCTGCACAG ACTCAAGTTGCAGAATATAAACAACTGAAAGATACTCTGAATAGGATTCCAAGCCTTCGAAAACCTGATCCAGCAGAACAGCAAAATGTGACCCAGGTGGCACATTCTCCACAAGGTTACAGCACAGCAAGGGAGAAGCCAACCCGAGAGGTACAGGAG GTGTCTCGAAATAGTGATGTGTGGCAGAACCATGAAGCAATTCCTGGAAGAGCAGAAGACACAAAACTCTATGCTACCACCCATAAGGAGACAGAATTTCAGGCTCCCCCAGAACCAGTCCAACAAGAAGTGGAACGCAGAGAGCCTGAGGAGCATCAGGTAGAAGAGGAGCACAGAAAGGccctggaggaggaagaaatggagcAGGTCGGGCAGGCAGAACATCTTGAGGAGGAACACGATCCATCACCAGAGGAGCAGGATCGGGAGTGGAAAGAGCAGCATGAGCAGCGAGAAGCAGCCAACCTCCTGGAAGGCCACGCGCGTGCTGAG GTGTACCCTTCAGCCAAGCCAATGATCAAATTCCGATCACCCTATGAGGAGCAGTTGGAACAGCAGAGACTGGCAGTGCAGCAGGCGGAGGAGGCCCAGCGGCTGCGGGAACACCAGGAAGCTTtgcaccagcagaggctgcaggggcACTTACTACGGCAGcaggaacagcagcagcagcagcaacagcagcagcagcagcagcagcagctggcgAGAGAGATGGCCCTGCAGAGGCAGGCCAAGCTTGAGGAGGGCCGGCCGCAGCACCAAGAGCAGCTCCG GCAGCAAGCTCATTATGATGCTATGGATAATGATATCGTTCAGGGAGCAGAGGACCAGGGAAtccaagaagaggaaggaggtg CCTATGAAAGAGACAACCAGCACCAAGATGAAGCAGAAGGAGACCCAGGTAATAGACATGAGCCTCGTGAACAAGGACCCCGAGAAGTCGACCCAGAATCTGAGGCAGAT aGGGCAGCTGTAGAGGATATAAACCCAGCAGATGACCCTAATAATCAAGGTGAGGATGAATTTGAAGAAGCTGAACAAGTGAGAGAAGAAAATTTGCCAGATGAAAATGAAGAGCAAAAACAAAGTAATCAAAAGCAAGAGAATACAGAAGTGGAGGAACATTTGGTG ATGGCAGGAAATCCAGACCAGCAGGAGGATAATGTTGATGAACAGTACCAagaagaggcagaagaggag GGAATCCAAACTGGCCCCGGAACTTTCTCTTCAGGCATCTCCCTGGTGCCTACCTCACAGCAATACCCCAGAGTGTCTATCGGAATCCACTTAACACCCTCcaaacatttttgtacattttacagTCTCTCCTTCTGGCCTATTCCCTATAAGAATTCAGTATCTTaa